A portion of the uncultured Bacteroides sp. genome contains these proteins:
- a CDS encoding ABC transporter ATP-binding protein encodes MNAIEVENITKSYGKGKIKALRGVSFNVKPGELFGIIGPDGAGKTTLFRLLTTLLLPDSGTATVDGLDVVKDYKAIRQRVGYMPGRFSLYQDLSVEENLDFFATVFQTTVKENYHLIEDIYKQIEPFKTRKAGALSGGMKQKLALCCALVHKPSVLFLDEPTTGVDPVSRKEFWEMLKRLKLQGITILVSTPYMDEATLCDRITLIQQGQLLQIDTPQQIINGYGQPLWAVHAKNMYRLLNDLRQHPQITSCFGFGDVHHITMKEGGDKDKLLVDLAERGHEEVEMHPIEATIEDCYMKLAVSNNE; translated from the coding sequence ATGAATGCTATTGAAGTAGAAAATATCACGAAGAGCTATGGAAAGGGAAAGATAAAGGCGTTGCGAGGAGTCTCTTTCAATGTGAAGCCGGGAGAACTGTTTGGCATTATCGGCCCGGACGGGGCAGGAAAGACGACTCTTTTTCGCTTGCTGACTACCTTGTTGCTTCCCGATAGCGGCACCGCTACGGTGGATGGGCTGGATGTGGTAAAAGACTACAAGGCTATCCGTCAGCGAGTAGGTTATATGCCGGGGCGCTTTTCTCTTTATCAAGATCTGTCAGTAGAAGAGAATCTTGATTTTTTTGCAACGGTTTTTCAAACTACCGTGAAAGAGAATTATCACCTCATCGAAGATATTTACAAGCAGATAGAACCTTTTAAAACTCGTAAGGCCGGCGCTTTGTCGGGTGGAATGAAGCAAAAATTAGCTTTGTGCTGTGCGTTGGTTCATAAACCGAGCGTACTGTTTCTCGATGAGCCTACTACAGGGGTTGATCCTGTGTCGCGCAAGGAGTTCTGGGAAATGTTGAAACGCCTGAAATTGCAAGGCATCACAATTCTGGTTTCTACTCCTTACATGGATGAAGCAACTTTGTGTGATCGTATCACCCTGATTCAGCAGGGGCAACTTTTGCAGATTGACACGCCGCAGCAGATCATCAATGGATATGGACAACCTTTGTGGGCTGTGCATGCCAAGAACATGTATCGTCTGCTCAACGACTTGAGGCAACACCCACAAATAACGAGTTGCTTTGGTTTTGGAGACGTGCACCACATCACGATGAAAGAGGGTGGGGACAAGGATAAATTGCTTGTTGACCTTGCTGAACGAGGGCATGAGGAAGTAGAAATGCACCCCATAGAGGCAACTATTGAAGATTGTTACATGAAACTAGCGGTATCCAACAATGAATGA
- a CDS encoding HlyD family efflux transporter periplasmic adaptor subunit: protein MKSIQFIGTLFSVALLAACGRGGDEYDATGAFEATEVTVSAEAAGRLLNFNAEEGTVLQAGNQIGLIDTVQLNLKKLQLEASMKSVQSQRPDLNKQVAATKQQIATAEREKKRVENLLKAGAANQKQLDDRNSELAVLRKQLSAQTSSLQNSMQSLTEQGSSVGIQVAQVIDQLEKCHIVSPIDGTVLAKYTEAGELATIGKPLFKIADMEHIYLRAYITSAQLAEVKLGNKVTVFSDYGEDIRKEYQGTITWISSRSEFTPKTIQTKDERANLVYAVKVAVKNDGNLKIGMYGGLKLK, encoded by the coding sequence ATGAAATCAATTCAATTTATAGGAACTTTGTTTTCTGTTGCCTTGTTGGCTGCTTGCGGACGTGGCGGAGATGAGTATGATGCAACCGGAGCGTTTGAAGCTACTGAAGTGACTGTCTCGGCTGAGGCAGCAGGTCGTTTGCTGAACTTTAACGCTGAAGAGGGAACCGTATTGCAAGCAGGTAATCAGATAGGCCTTATTGATACGGTGCAGTTAAATCTGAAGAAGTTGCAACTCGAAGCCAGCATGAAATCGGTACAAAGTCAGCGTCCGGACTTGAACAAGCAGGTGGCTGCAACCAAACAACAGATAGCCACAGCAGAGCGTGAAAAGAAGAGAGTGGAGAATCTCTTAAAGGCAGGTGCTGCGAACCAGAAACAATTGGATGACCGGAATTCGGAGTTGGCCGTGCTGCGCAAGCAACTTAGTGCACAAACTTCTTCTTTGCAAAATAGCATGCAAAGCCTCACGGAACAAGGTTCTTCTGTGGGCATACAAGTAGCACAGGTAATTGATCAGTTGGAGAAATGCCACATTGTGTCGCCCATCGACGGTACGGTGCTTGCTAAGTACACCGAAGCCGGTGAATTGGCCACTATTGGCAAACCCCTATTTAAAATAGCAGATATGGAGCACATCTATTTGCGGGCTTATATTACTTCGGCCCAACTGGCAGAAGTGAAGCTGGGCAACAAGGTGACTGTCTTTTCTGACTATGGAGAGGATATACGCAAAGAATATCAGGGAACAATAACCTGGATTTCTTCGCGTTCTGAATTTACCCCAAAAACGATTCAGACCAAAGATGAACGTGCCAACTTAGTCTATGCTGTGAAGGTGGCGGTGAAAAATGACGGAAATCTGAAAATAGGAATGTATGGAGGTTTGAAGTTGAAATGA
- a CDS encoding TolC family protein has product MKRVVFGILFLLATVLAQAQISLEVCQKKTHENYPLVRQYGLIEKTKEYNLSNASKGNLPQFSLSGKGTYQSEVTKMGIQIPGVEMKSLSKDQYQVMLEMQQNIWDGGNIRTQRELAKTTSDVDREKLSVDMYALTERVNDLFFGILMLDEQLKQNVLLQEELERTFGQVSAYVENGVGNSADLDAVRVEQLNTTQKRTELLASRTAYVKMLSLFTGEAIADDAMFAKPEGETPVPSVTAGIYRPEMLWFEAQDGKLKVNEEALKVRNRPRLSLFAQGAYGNPGLNMLKNEFTPYYVAGVRLAWNFGGLYTLRNDKKLIEASRQQLFSNRDVFLFNTELQATQQNSSIQSVRTLMQKDDEIISLRINIRKAAEAKVANGTLTVTDMLREITSESLAKQTKALHEVQLLMTIYQLKYTTNN; this is encoded by the coding sequence ATGAAACGAGTCGTTTTTGGGATTCTTTTTCTTTTAGCAACAGTACTTGCGCAGGCTCAAATTTCTCTGGAAGTGTGCCAAAAGAAAACGCACGAAAATTATCCACTGGTGAGACAGTATGGCTTAATTGAAAAAACAAAGGAGTATAACCTTAGCAATGCTTCTAAAGGAAATCTACCTCAGTTCTCGCTTTCTGGTAAGGGTACGTATCAGAGTGAGGTAACCAAAATGGGGATACAGATTCCCGGGGTGGAGATGAAGTCGCTGTCTAAAGACCAATATCAAGTGATGTTGGAGATGCAACAGAATATTTGGGACGGTGGCAACATTCGTACGCAGAGAGAACTGGCTAAAACCACTTCGGATGTGGACAGGGAGAAGTTGAGTGTGGACATGTATGCGCTTACTGAGCGAGTGAATGACCTCTTCTTTGGCATTCTGATGCTGGATGAGCAGTTAAAACAAAATGTTTTGCTACAAGAAGAATTAGAGAGGACGTTTGGTCAGGTATCGGCTTATGTAGAGAATGGAGTAGGTAATTCGGCCGACTTGGATGCCGTACGGGTGGAGCAGTTGAATACTACTCAGAAGCGGACGGAGCTACTGGCTTCTCGCACTGCTTATGTGAAGATGCTTTCTCTCTTTACAGGCGAAGCCATTGCAGACGATGCCATGTTTGCCAAACCGGAGGGAGAAACGCCTGTCCCATCAGTTACAGCCGGCATTTATCGGCCGGAAATGTTATGGTTTGAAGCACAAGATGGAAAATTGAAGGTGAACGAAGAAGCTTTAAAAGTGCGTAATCGTCCTCGTTTAAGTCTCTTTGCACAGGGAGCTTACGGTAATCCGGGACTGAATATGCTGAAGAATGAATTTACACCTTATTACGTGGCAGGAGTCCGTCTGGCGTGGAATTTTGGTGGACTATATACTTTGCGTAACGATAAGAAATTGATTGAGGCGAGCAGGCAACAGTTGTTTAGCAATCGGGATGTGTTTCTTTTCAATACCGAGTTACAGGCTACACAACAAAACAGCTCCATACAGTCTGTACGTACGTTGATGCAGAAAGATGATGAAATCATCTCACTGCGCATCAACATTCGTAAGGCGGCAGAAGCTAAGGTAGCCAATGGAACACTGACGGTAACAGACATGCTCCGTGAGATCACATCTGAAAGCCTTGCGAAACAGACTAAAGCACTGCATGAGGTGCAACTGCTCATGACTATTTATCAACTGAAATATACCACGAATAATTAA
- a CDS encoding helix-turn-helix domain-containing protein: MSNSEPLDITLKQVKEGKIVLNNEYRFVTSEFAIVYSFRRMESRIFGPGIPYRLKEGRVTLIVEGEIRMSINLIEYTLKAGHLSILPPNSIVEVLEYTSDFDMQVIVVESNFLPFLRRNEIIEQYSGQQYDYPIMLDEKEIKQTKAYFSLIWETIQESIFRREVVQNLVAALLFNITYIHKDNLHTVNTQLSHQEELFHRFIKLVNEYSIMERNVSFYADKLCLTPRYLNTLIKQTSHQTVMEWINQSVMMEAKILLKHSDLLVYQVSDKLNFPNPSFFSKFFKKMTGVTPLTYQKEQ; this comes from the coding sequence ATGTCGAATAGTGAACCACTTGATATCACTCTCAAACAAGTGAAAGAAGGGAAAATCGTATTAAATAACGAATATCGTTTTGTTACGAGTGAATTTGCCATTGTTTATAGTTTTAGGCGAATGGAAAGTAGAATCTTTGGACCAGGCATTCCCTATCGACTAAAAGAAGGCAGAGTAACACTGATTGTTGAGGGGGAAATACGCATGTCTATCAACTTGATTGAGTATACACTAAAAGCCGGACACTTAAGCATTCTACCACCAAATTCTATTGTTGAAGTGCTAGAGTATACGTCTGATTTCGACATGCAGGTTATTGTTGTAGAAAGTAACTTCCTACCTTTTCTAAGGAGAAATGAGATAATTGAGCAATATAGTGGACAACAATATGATTATCCCATAATGCTCGATGAAAAAGAGATCAAACAGACGAAGGCTTATTTTTCACTGATATGGGAAACCATTCAAGAGAGTATTTTCAGGAGAGAAGTCGTGCAAAATCTAGTTGCCGCATTATTATTCAACATTACCTACATTCACAAAGACAACCTGCATACGGTCAACACCCAACTATCTCATCAAGAAGAACTCTTTCATCGTTTCATTAAGTTGGTCAATGAATATAGCATAATGGAGCGAAATGTATCTTTCTATGCAGATAAGCTTTGCCTAACTCCCCGTTATCTGAATACTCTCATCAAGCAAACGAGCCATCAAACAGTGATGGAATGGATCAATCAGTCAGTAATGATGGAAGCTAAGATATTATTAAAACACAGCGACTTACTCGTCTATCAGGTTTCGGATAAACTCAATTTCCCGAATCCTTCTTTTTTCTCCAAGTTCTTTAAGAAAATGACTGGGGTGACACCTTTAACTTATCAAAAAGAGCAATAA
- a CDS encoding ABC transporter ATP-binding protein, whose product MKNETIHLSSLSIGYAGKSNTKVVATGIEAGINSGELTCLLGANGVGKSTLLRTLSAFQPKLSGKILIQGKDITDYTDSELSTIISVVLTEKCDVRNMTVDELVGLGRSPYTGFWGSLGVEDREIVKHSIEMVKAEGLTHRMVHTLSDGERQKVMIAKALAQETPVIFLDEPTAFLDFPSKVEMMQLLHRLSRETGKTIFLSTHDLELALQIADKIWLMDKTNGLMIGTPEDLSLNGSLSNFFARKGIVFDRETGLFRVDNTHTSELRLVGHGQKYSMARKALQRNGILAGRSVESSFFIETGELKNTEYIIHPSEDESINVASIEEMLEVIEKYFKTFGENNNVGDNDL is encoded by the coding sequence ATGAAAAACGAAACCATTCATCTATCTTCCCTTTCCATTGGTTACGCAGGGAAAAGTAACACAAAAGTGGTGGCCACAGGCATTGAAGCAGGCATCAACAGTGGAGAACTGACTTGTTTGTTGGGAGCCAATGGCGTGGGGAAATCGACATTGCTACGTACGCTTTCGGCTTTTCAACCCAAACTGAGCGGCAAGATTCTTATTCAAGGGAAAGATATTACCGACTATACGGACAGCGAATTGTCTACCATAATTAGTGTAGTTCTAACAGAGAAATGTGATGTTCGCAACATGACTGTAGATGAACTCGTGGGATTGGGCCGTAGTCCGTATACCGGATTCTGGGGAAGTCTTGGTGTTGAAGACCGGGAAATAGTAAAGCATTCTATTGAGATGGTGAAGGCAGAAGGTTTGACGCATCGGATGGTGCATACGCTAAGCGATGGCGAACGACAAAAGGTGATGATTGCTAAGGCATTGGCACAAGAGACACCTGTGATTTTTCTCGATGAGCCAACCGCTTTTCTTGATTTTCCGAGTAAGGTAGAAATGATGCAATTACTCCATAGACTTAGCAGGGAAACGGGAAAGACTATTTTTCTTTCTACGCACGATTTGGAGCTGGCTTTACAGATAGCTGACAAAATATGGTTGATGGACAAGACAAACGGGTTGATGATAGGTACTCCGGAGGATTTATCGCTCAATGGTAGTCTCAGTAATTTCTTTGCTCGCAAAGGTATTGTCTTTGATAGAGAGACGGGGCTATTTCGAGTGGATAACACTCATACGTCTGAATTACGACTTGTGGGGCACGGACAGAAGTATTCTATGGCTCGAAAGGCATTGCAGCGCAATGGTATTTTAGCCGGTAGGTCTGTAGAATCATCATTTTTTATTGAAACAGGAGAACTGAAGAACACGGAATACATCATTCATCCTTCTGAAGATGAATCAATTAATGTTGCTTCTATAGAGGAAATGCTAGAAGTCATAGAAAAGTATTTTAAGACTTTTGGGGAGAATAATAATGTTGGTGACAATGATCTTTAG
- a CDS encoding iron ABC transporter permease — translation MKRHTTFIMLLIVASIFFFFLLNLLLGSVRIPLQSVCNILMGGSEESVIWENIILKSRVPQALTALVAGAGLAISGLQMQTVFRNPLAGPSVLGISSGASLGVAFVVLLSGSLGGVALSSLGYFGEVALSIAAIAGALSVMALIVYVSQKVKGNVTLLIIGVMIGYVASAIIGVLKYFSVEEDIRAYVIWGLGSFSRVSGDQMMLFVCIMTILVPLSFLLIKTLNLLLLGDGYARNLGLNIKRARLLVITCSGVLVAIVTAYCGPIMFLGLAVPHLCRAIFHTSDHRILMPAVLFTGASLALICNLIARMPGLEGALPVNSVTALVGAPIVASVLFRKRKNELNE, via the coding sequence ATGAAACGGCACACTACGTTTATTATGTTACTAATTGTGGCATCCATTTTTTTCTTTTTCCTACTGAACTTGTTGTTGGGTTCGGTGCGTATTCCGTTACAATCGGTTTGTAATATTCTGATGGGTGGGAGCGAAGAATCGGTGATTTGGGAGAACATTATCCTCAAGTCCCGTGTGCCCCAAGCGCTTACGGCTTTAGTTGCCGGTGCGGGTTTAGCGATTAGTGGTTTGCAGATGCAGACGGTCTTTCGCAATCCATTGGCAGGACCTTCAGTGCTGGGCATTAGTTCAGGTGCCAGTTTGGGTGTTGCGTTCGTGGTGTTGCTATCGGGTAGTTTGGGCGGAGTAGCTTTGAGTAGTCTGGGCTATTTTGGTGAGGTAGCACTTTCTATAGCTGCTATTGCGGGGGCGCTTTCGGTGATGGCACTGATCGTTTATGTATCACAGAAAGTAAAAGGAAATGTGACGTTACTAATTATCGGGGTGATGATAGGTTATGTGGCAAGTGCCATCATTGGTGTGCTGAAGTATTTCAGTGTAGAGGAAGATATTCGGGCTTATGTCATTTGGGGATTAGGCAGCTTCTCTCGAGTATCCGGAGACCAGATGATGCTGTTTGTCTGCATCATGACTATTCTTGTTCCACTTTCTTTCTTGTTGATAAAAACATTGAATTTACTCCTTCTAGGTGATGGATATGCGCGTAATTTGGGATTAAATATAAAACGGGCACGTCTGCTGGTCATTACCTGTTCGGGTGTGCTGGTGGCCATCGTAACGGCCTATTGTGGCCCGATTATGTTTCTTGGGCTGGCAGTACCTCACTTGTGTAGGGCTATTTTTCATACATCCGATCACCGAATACTGATGCCTGCTGTTCTTTTTACAGGTGCGTCCTTGGCATTGATCTGCAACCTGATAGCTCGTATGCCCGGCCTTGAAGGGGCGTTACCGGTAAACTCAGTGACGGCTTTGGTCGGTGCACCGATAGTGGCCTCGGTATTGTTCCGCAAAAGAAAAAATGAATTGAACGAATAA
- a CDS encoding ABC transporter substrate-binding protein, with the protein MGKKILVGYCLLACLLCVSCRQKSDNKGAFSNGAETSTDTSTTRITPMYAKGFKVRYTPTCRLVDIQDPQKKGSRSFHYALVARGEKPKDIPEGYTVIETPVRSVICMTSLQLSNFIKLDALKYVVGITSTRHLFNKEMNERLKSGATQKIGIEGNFDNEVIMGVNPDVIFISPFKRGGYDAIREVNIPLVPHLGYKEMTPLGQAEWIKFIALFTGLEAEANRKFSAIEKRYNELKKLTSEVKKRPVVFSGELRGGNWYAVGGKSFLAQLFRDAGADYFLKDDSTSGGVTLDFETVYSQAEGADYWRIVNSFNGTFSYDALKAEDPRYVDFRAFRNKGVLYCNMREKPFYESMPTEPEVVLADLIKVFHPSLLKDHTSTYYELLK; encoded by the coding sequence ATGGGAAAAAAAATATTGGTAGGCTATTGTCTCTTAGCTTGCCTACTGTGTGTAAGTTGCCGACAGAAATCGGATAATAAAGGAGCTTTTTCAAACGGGGCAGAGACGAGTACAGATACTTCTACCACAAGAATCACTCCGATGTATGCTAAAGGATTTAAGGTGAGATATACACCCACATGCCGTCTGGTAGATATTCAAGATCCTCAGAAGAAGGGAAGCCGCTCTTTTCATTATGCATTGGTAGCTAGAGGAGAAAAGCCAAAGGATATTCCAGAAGGATACACTGTTATTGAAACGCCTGTGCGTAGCGTAATTTGTATGACATCTCTACAACTATCTAACTTCATCAAACTTGATGCGCTGAAATATGTAGTGGGCATTACCAGCACGAGGCATCTGTTCAATAAAGAAATGAATGAACGACTGAAAAGTGGGGCCACACAAAAGATTGGCATTGAGGGAAACTTCGACAATGAGGTAATAATGGGAGTAAATCCGGATGTGATTTTTATTTCGCCTTTTAAGCGGGGAGGATATGATGCTATTCGTGAGGTGAATATTCCGTTGGTACCTCATTTGGGTTATAAGGAAATGACTCCTTTGGGACAAGCGGAATGGATCAAGTTCATTGCATTATTTACCGGATTGGAAGCGGAAGCTAACCGGAAATTCAGTGCCATAGAAAAACGATATAACGAACTAAAGAAACTGACGAGTGAGGTGAAAAAACGTCCGGTAGTGTTTAGTGGTGAATTGCGTGGAGGGAATTGGTATGCCGTAGGAGGGAAAAGTTTTCTGGCTCAGTTGTTCCGTGACGCCGGAGCTGATTACTTCTTAAAAGATGATTCAACTTCGGGAGGTGTGACACTCGACTTCGAGACAGTGTACAGTCAAGCTGAAGGTGCCGATTACTGGCGTATTGTGAATAGCTTTAACGGAACGTTCTCTTATGATGCATTGAAAGCGGAAGATCCTCGGTATGTGGACTTTCGTGCTTTCCGAAATAAAGGCGTCCTCTATTGTAATATGCGCGAGAAACCATTCTATGAAAGCATGCCTACCGAACCGGAGGTTGTTTTGGCAGATCTGATTAAAGTGTTTCACCCTTCGTTGCTGAAAGATCATACTTCTACCTATTATGAACTGCTAAAGTAG
- a CDS encoding precorrin-2 C(20)-methyltransferase — translation MSTPIIFVSLGPGDPELITLKGLKALQQADIIFCPATTTSTGKQTSRSANILQALNIEAPHIHPFLLPMSKDRSQAHQAYDSVYITAVDSQIQGKKVVIVAEGDAGFYSSVHYIYDKLVTANISVEQIAGIPAFIASGAMAGMHIVSQEEKLMVIPGNITTIELESHLKEGFVIVIMKLSQCKEAVHQCITLHPDYAYHYFENVGTEKEYYTQNREELIEKGYPYFSLMIIRE, via the coding sequence ATGAGCACTCCCATTATATTCGTTTCTCTCGGTCCGGGCGATCCGGAATTGATTACTCTAAAAGGACTTAAAGCGTTGCAGCAAGCTGATATTATCTTTTGTCCCGCCACCACAACCTCCACGGGCAAGCAGACATCTCGTTCTGCAAATATATTGCAAGCGCTCAATATTGAAGCGCCCCATATACATCCCTTTCTTTTGCCTATGAGCAAAGACCGCTCACAAGCTCATCAAGCCTATGATAGCGTTTATATTACTGCTGTAGATTCACAAATACAAGGTAAAAAAGTGGTCATTGTGGCCGAAGGTGACGCCGGATTTTACTCTTCTGTACATTATATATATGACAAGCTTGTAACTGCCAACATTTCAGTAGAGCAAATAGCCGGAATTCCCGCATTCATCGCTTCAGGAGCCATGGCCGGCATGCACATCGTGAGCCAGGAAGAGAAATTAATGGTGATTCCGGGCAATATAACGACAATTGAACTGGAAAGTCATTTAAAAGAAGGATTTGTTATTGTTATTATGAAGCTTTCACAGTGTAAGGAAGCGGTCCATCAATGCATTACTCTTCATCCCGATTATGCCTATCACTATTTCGAGAATGTGGGCACTGAGAAGGAATATTATACTCAGAACAGAGAGGAATTGATAGAAAAGGGTTACCCCTATTTCTCATTGATGATTATACGAGAGTAA
- the nspC gene encoding carboxynorspermidine decarboxylase: MIDFTQFPSPCYIMEEELLRKNLSLIRTVKERAGVEIILAFKSFAMWRSFPIFREYTDHSTASSVYEARLAFEEFGSKAHTYSPAYTEQDFPEIMRCSSHISFNSLAQFNRFYSMTEGQGISCGIRINPEYSEVETDLYNPCAPGTRFGITADLLPELLPQGIEGFHCHSHCESSSYELEKTLVHIEEKFSSWFSQIKWLNLGGGHLMTRADYDIEHLIGLLRGLKMRYPHLQIILEPGSAFTWQTGVLTSEVVDVVENRGIKTAILDVSFTCHMPDCLEMPYQPAVSGAEIGDKGAFVYRLGGSSCLSGDYMGSWSFNHELKIGERIVFEDMIHYTMVKTNMFNGIHHPAIGLWTKEGKAEIYKQFSYEDYRDRMS; the protein is encoded by the coding sequence ATGATAGATTTTACCCAATTTCCTTCGCCATGCTATATCATGGAAGAAGAACTCTTGAGAAAGAACCTAAGCTTGATTCGTACTGTCAAAGAGAGGGCAGGAGTAGAAATTATACTTGCCTTTAAGTCGTTTGCCATGTGGCGTTCGTTTCCCATTTTCAGAGAATACACTGATCATTCTACAGCCAGCTCGGTGTACGAGGCACGGTTGGCATTCGAGGAATTTGGAAGTAAGGCGCATACCTATTCACCGGCATATACAGAACAGGACTTTCCTGAAATCATGCGTTGCAGTAGTCACATCTCTTTCAACTCATTGGCACAATTCAATCGTTTTTATTCGATGACCGAAGGGCAAGGTATTTCGTGCGGTATCCGCATTAATCCTGAGTATTCAGAAGTGGAGACAGATCTTTATAATCCATGCGCTCCGGGAACACGGTTTGGTATAACGGCAGATTTGCTACCTGAACTTTTGCCTCAAGGCATTGAAGGTTTTCACTGCCACTCCCATTGCGAGTCATCGTCTTATGAATTGGAAAAAACACTGGTTCACATTGAAGAAAAGTTTTCGAGTTGGTTTTCGCAGATAAAATGGCTGAATTTGGGGGGAGGGCATTTGATGACGCGGGCCGACTATGATATAGAACATCTTATCGGATTGTTGCGTGGGCTCAAGATGCGTTATCCGCACTTGCAAATTATCCTTGAACCCGGATCGGCCTTTACTTGGCAAACAGGAGTGTTGACCTCGGAAGTAGTAGATGTGGTAGAGAACAGGGGTATTAAAACAGCCATACTCGATGTGAGCTTTACCTGTCACATGCCTGATTGCTTAGAGATGCCTTATCAGCCGGCTGTAAGTGGTGCGGAGATAGGAGATAAGGGCGCTTTTGTTTATCGTTTGGGAGGTAGTTCTTGTTTGAGTGGTGATTATATGGGCAGTTGGAGTTTTAATCACGAACTTAAGATTGGTGAGCGCATTGTGTTTGAAGACATGATTCATTATACCATGGTGAAAACAAACATGTTTAATGGCATTCATCATCCGGCCATCGGCTTGTGGACAAAAGAAGGGAAAGCCGAAATCTACAAACAATTTAGTTATGAGGATTACCGGGACCGAATGAGTTGA
- a CDS encoding methionine synthase, translating into MEYIRPPFRIDVAGAFLLPQELRNAQMQYRNEQISMVALRAIEDAEIRNLVDKLKAVGLKVVTDGRFRNVSWPLDFMCNLEGIQSRGERNNGIKLIGRIDLHHHPVLDDFMYLTGVTGGDVIAKQVLPAPSLLLSELLKEGSRDQLSTIYPDEEDLLADIARTYQKLIQELYESGCRYLQFDDITRVVTSTAVRVNNMALQEHPEDLFIAFHAPAEMLYSVEGANSFLLDYDDESCGKTSLLWFIREQKATFGFIPSHYPLPSELDEIYEAIDEVTPYISLDRLSLCVPNAQVLPNEDYDIALKKQWRTLDMAMVAAKDLWPDQ; encoded by the coding sequence ATGGAATATATCAGACCTCCGTTTAGGATAGATGTCGCTGGCGCCTTTCTTCTCCCTCAGGAGTTAAGGAACGCACAAATGCAATATCGAAATGAACAGATTAGTATGGTAGCGTTGCGTGCCATAGAAGATGCCGAAATTCGTAATTTAGTAGATAAATTGAAAGCAGTAGGGCTAAAGGTGGTAACCGACGGGCGCTTTCGTAATGTTTCCTGGCCACTGGATTTTATGTGCAACCTAGAAGGTATACAGTCTCGTGGTGAGCGTAATAATGGTATTAAGCTTATTGGAAGAATAGATCTTCATCATCATCCTGTTTTGGATGATTTCATGTATCTTACCGGAGTGACGGGAGGTGATGTGATTGCCAAGCAAGTATTGCCGGCACCTTCTCTGTTACTTAGCGAATTATTGAAAGAAGGTAGTCGTGATCAGTTATCAACCATTTATCCTGATGAAGAGGATTTGTTGGCAGATATCGCCCGTACATATCAAAAACTCATTCAAGAATTATATGAATCCGGTTGTCGGTATTTGCAGTTTGATGATATTACCCGAGTAGTTACTTCTACCGCTGTTCGAGTAAATAACATGGCTTTACAAGAACATCCGGAAGATCTATTTATAGCTTTTCATGCACCTGCGGAGATGCTTTACTCTGTTGAAGGAGCTAATTCATTCTTGCTCGATTATGACGACGAGAGTTGCGGCAAAACCTCTCTTCTGTGGTTCATCCGTGAGCAGAAAGCAACATTTGGCTTCATTCCGTCCCACTATCCATTGCCTAGTGAACTGGATGAGATATATGAAGCGATAGATGAAGTAACTCCTTATATCTCATTGGATCGTCTTAGTCTTTGTGTTCCTAATGCGCAAGTGTTGCCCAACGAAGATTATGATATTGCTTTAAAAAAGCAGTGGAGAACTTTAGATATGGCAATGGTAGCGGCCAAAGATCTTTGGCCTGATCAGTAA